One segment of Alligator mississippiensis isolate rAllMis1 chromosome 13, rAllMis1, whole genome shotgun sequence DNA contains the following:
- the SLC25A33 gene encoding solute carrier family 25 member 33, producing MAGPPQENTLLHLFAGGCGGTVGAIFTCPLEVIKTRLQSSKLAFRAVYYPQVQLGTISGDGVVRPTSVSPGLFQVLKSILEKEGPRSLFRGLGPNLVGVAPSRAIYFACYSKAKERFNGILVPNSNIVHICSAGSAAFVTNTMMNPIWMVKTRMQLERKVRGSKPTNALQCARYVYRTEGIRGFYRGLTASYAGISETIICFAIYESLKKRLKNAQLPPSANGTERSSTNFFGLMFAAAVSKGSASCIAYPHEVIRTRLREEGTKYKTFFQTARLVAREEGYLAFYRGLFAQLIRQIPNTAIVLSTYELIVYLLEDRDE from the exons ATGCGGGGGTACGGTTGGTGCCATTTTTACTTGTCCCTTGGAAGTAATAAAGACCAGGCTCCAGTCTTCAAAGCTTGCCTTCCGGGCTGTCTACTACCCTCAAGTCCAGTTGGGGACCATCAGCGGAGATGGAGTGGTCAGGCCAACATCCGTATCACCTGGACTTTTCCAGGTTCTCAA GTCAATTCTggaaaaagaaggaccaaggTCACTTTTCCGAGGATTGGGTCCAAACTTGGTTGGAGTTGCACCATCAAG GGCTATCTACTTTGCATGCTACTCCAAAGCCAAGGAGCGATTCAATGGCATTTTGGTGCCCAACAGCAACATTGTGCACATTTGCTCAGCAGGCTCTGCAG CTTTTGTCACAAATACCATGATGAACCCTATATGGATGGTAAAGACCAGAATGCAGCTGGAACGGAA aGTCAGGGGTTCCAAGCCCACGAATGCTCTGCAGTGTGCTAGATACGTTTACCGGACAGAAGGCATCCGTGGCTTTTACAGAGGCCTCACTGCCTCCTATGCTGGTATTTCCGAAACCATTATCTGCTTTGCTATTTATGAAAGCTTAAAGAAGCGTCTGAAGAATGCCCAGCTACCTCCTTCTGCTAATGGGACTGAGAGGAGCTCCACAAACTTTTTTGGACTGATGTTTGCTGCTGCAGTTTCTAAGGGCAGTGCCTCGTGTATTGCTTATCCACATG AGGTCATACGGACACGGCTGCGAGAGGAAGGCACAAAATACAAGACTTTCTTTCAGACGGCCCGTCTGGTAGCACGTGAGGAAGGCTACCTTGCCTTCTACAGAGGACTTTTTGCCCAGCTCATCAGGCAGATACCAAACACAGCCATTGTGTTGTCCACCTATGAGTTAATTGTGTACTTGTTAGAAGACCGTGATGAGTAG